One Cryptomeria japonica chromosome 9, Sugi_1.0, whole genome shotgun sequence genomic window carries:
- the LOC131858329 gene encoding uncharacterized protein LOC131858329, producing MEAMLQKVIGCELLSIMDGFSGYNQVKVKESKQYKTAFTTPWGTYVYVRMPFGLTNVGATFQRAMDVAFSDLIDIIMVVYQDNLTTFSKKEEEHCLHLEKKNDEGFEQPIDFYRKSLQAVELKYDIVEKQAYALVKAIKKFSPYLVGAHVVAYVPNVEVKDIFIQSKTTDRRCRWINKIQEFNIHIQITKLVRGMGLAKLMAEENLEVA from the exons atggaagctatgttgcagaaGGTCATAGGTTGTGAGTTATTATCcattatggatggattctctggttacaaccagGTGAAGGTCAAGGAATCTAAACAATATAAGACTGCCTTCACTACCCCATGGGGGACCTATGtttatgtcagaatgccttttggactcactaATGTTGGAGCAacttttcagagggctatggatgtagccttttcAGATTTGATAGACATTATTATGGTTGTCTATCAGGACAATTTAACAACATTCTCTAAGAAAGAAGAAGAGCATTGTCTACATCTAGAAAAG AAGAATGATGAGGGGTTTGAACAACCCATAGATTTTTATAGAAAATCCCTCCAAGCAGTAGAGCTCAAATATGACATtgtggagaagcaagcatatgctctgGTCAAGGCTATAAAAAAATTTAGTCCTTATCTTGTAGGTGCCCATGTTGTTGCTTATGTGCCTAATGTAGAAGTGAAAGACATTTTTATTCAATCAAAGACAACAGAcagaagatgcagatggatcaacaaGATCCAAGAGTTCAACATTCATATACAGATCACCAAACTGGTCAGAGGCATGGGTTTAGCCAAACTTATGGCTGAAGAAAACTTAGAGGTTGCCTAG